In a single window of the Planctomycetia bacterium genome:
- a CDS encoding thrombospondin type 3 repeat-containing protein codes for MPETTPMSFFDGANPSGTWTLGVIDGGSSAVGALLSWSLIITLADTDGDGIEDGPDNCINVANPGQQDIDGDGVGDACDNCVSLKNSTQPDSDGDGVGDACDNCPSKMNVDQADPDSDGRGTACDNCPNTANFDQADGDGDGFGDKCDSDPLVPNPDQQPDAGSPPAVQGTPTCGTCGAGSSVLLPLIAVFPLILRRGRQG; via the coding sequence ATGCCGGAAACGACGCCGATGAGCTTCTTCGATGGCGCGAATCCCAGCGGTACATGGACCCTGGGCGTCATTGACGGCGGTAGCAGCGCGGTCGGTGCCCTGTTGTCCTGGAGCCTGATCATCACACTGGCGGACACGGACGGCGACGGCATTGAAGATGGTCCTGACAACTGCATCAACGTCGCCAATCCCGGGCAGCAGGACATCGATGGCGACGGCGTCGGTGATGCCTGCGACAACTGCGTGAGTCTCAAGAACTCGACTCAGCCGGATTCGGACGGCGACGGCGTGGGAGACGCCTGTGACAACTGTCCGAGCAAGATGAACGTCGACCAGGCCGACCCCGACAGCGACGGTCGCGGAACGGCCTGCGACAATTGCCCGAATACCGCTAACTTCGATCAGGCTGACGGCGACGGCGACGGGTTCGGCGACAAATGCGACAGCGATCCCCTCGTGCCTAATCCCGATCAGCAGCCGGATGCCGGCTCACCTCCGGCTGTTCAGGGTACTCCCACGTGCGGAACTTGCGGTGCGGGCTCCTCCGTTCTTCTGCCTCTCATCGCGGTTTTTCCGCTGATTCTCCGTCGAGGTCGTCAGGGTTGA
- a CDS encoding MgtC/SapB family protein yields the protein MPESIQPWIGDLHEVLSTPVVGLIVTITAVICGGIIGLERGHAQKPAGLRTMALICLGSAIFTQASILMAQGTTDRARIAAQIVSGIGFLGAGAIFREGRLIVGFTTGAGIWATAAVGMVIGGGYVVAGVFFMLLIVSTLAASKHVDHLVNGPCRNATLLVEFDPRQGKTRLAIQQIIDDYLYPEILGFESPSESTCIAKIRYCEFHRDHRAFLGELARIAEVTRVSQG from the coding sequence ATGCCGGAATCCATTCAGCCTTGGATCGGTGATTTGCATGAAGTTCTCTCGACTCCGGTCGTGGGGCTTATCGTGACCATCACCGCGGTGATCTGCGGCGGCATCATTGGTCTTGAGCGCGGCCATGCACAGAAGCCCGCGGGACTCAGGACGATGGCGCTCATCTGCCTGGGTTCGGCGATCTTTACCCAGGCCTCGATATTGATGGCACAAGGAACAACTGATCGTGCGCGTATTGCCGCCCAGATCGTCTCCGGCATCGGCTTCCTCGGGGCGGGCGCGATATTTCGAGAGGGGCGGCTCATCGTCGGGTTTACCACGGGCGCCGGCATCTGGGCGACTGCGGCGGTCGGCATGGTGATCGGCGGCGGCTACGTGGTCGCAGGTGTGTTCTTCATGCTCCTGATCGTATCAACGCTCGCGGCCTCAAAGCACGTCGATCATCTGGTGAACGGCCCCTGCCGAAACGCGACATTGCTCGTCGAATTTGATCCTCGACAAGGAAAAACACGGCTGGCAATTCAACAAATCATCGATGACTACCTTTATCCCGAGATTCTTGGATTTGAGAGCCCGTCGGAGTCTACCTGCATCGCAAAGATCAGGTATTGCGAGTTCCACCGTGACCACCGCGCTTTCTTAGGGGAACTTGCCCGCATCGCCGAGGTGACCAGGGTCTCACAAGGCTGA